In one Leptogranulimonas caecicola genomic region, the following are encoded:
- the msrA gene encoding peptide-methionine (S)-S-oxide reductase MsrA, which translates to MKTQNIVLAGGCFWGTEAYMKKLPGVLGTQVGYANSQVENPSYQQVCTGTTHAAEAVKVTYDPQVISLPLLLEAYFQTIDPTSLNQQGNDRGTQYRTGIYWTDPQDEAVVTSELLKLWRRIGKPLRVEAQPLINFYPAEDYHQDYLAANPQGYCHVNLSDAEKFVASHAADFVLVAQHYQKPEQAQLEAALDPATYQVTQQAATEPAFSHPYDHLFDEGIYVDAVTGEPLFSSRDKFDSGCGWPAFSRPIAQSALAEQVDTSLRGIPRVEVRSSVGSSHLGHVFDDGPQELGGQRYCINGAALRFVPRDQMEAEGYGYLLSEL; encoded by the coding sequence ATGAAAACGCAAAACATCGTGCTGGCTGGAGGGTGCTTCTGGGGCACCGAGGCCTATATGAAAAAGCTCCCCGGCGTGCTGGGCACCCAAGTGGGCTACGCCAATAGTCAGGTAGAAAACCCAAGCTACCAGCAGGTATGTACAGGGACTACCCATGCAGCAGAGGCTGTGAAGGTGACCTACGATCCTCAAGTCATCTCGCTGCCGTTGCTGCTAGAAGCCTACTTTCAAACCATCGATCCCACCTCGCTCAATCAACAAGGAAATGATCGCGGCACCCAGTATCGCACGGGCATCTACTGGACCGATCCTCAGGACGAGGCCGTCGTAACCTCGGAGCTCCTCAAGCTCTGGCGCCGTATCGGCAAGCCTTTGCGCGTCGAAGCGCAACCATTAATAAACTTCTATCCGGCCGAAGACTACCACCAAGACTATCTGGCCGCTAATCCCCAAGGCTATTGTCACGTAAACCTCTCTGATGCCGAGAAGTTCGTAGCCTCCCATGCTGCAGACTTTGTGCTGGTGGCCCAACACTATCAAAAGCCGGAGCAGGCTCAGCTAGAAGCCGCCCTGGATCCTGCTACCTATCAGGTAACCCAGCAAGCTGCCACAGAGCCCGCATTCTCCCATCCTTATGATCACTTGTTTGATGAGGGTATCTACGTTGATGCCGTGACTGGCGAACCCCTCTTCTCTTCCCGCGACAAGTTTGACTCCGGGTGTGGATGGCCGGCTTTTTCTCGGCCTATTGCTCAGAGCGCCCTGGCAGAGCAGGTAGATACTTCGCTGAGGGGGATCCCGCGAGTAGAAGTGCGCAGCAGCGTCGGCTCCAGCCATCTGGGGCATGTCTTTGATGACGGCCCGCAAGAGCTGGGAGGGCAGCGCTACTGCATCAATGGGGCAGCGCTGCGCTTTGTGCCCAGGGACCAAATGGAAGCAGAAGGGTACGGATACCTGCTCTCAGAGCTTTAA